A window from Flavobacterium sp. 83 encodes these proteins:
- a CDS encoding pyruvate dehydrogenase complex E1 component subunit beta, giving the protein MRTIQFREAICEAMSEEMRRDESIYLMGEEVAEYNGAYKASKGMLAEFGEKRVIDTPIAELGFTGIAVGSAMNGCRPIVEYMTFNFCLVGIDQIINNAAKMRQMTGGQFNVPIVFRGPTASAGQLGATHSQALENWFANTPGLKVVVPSNVYDAKGLLKSAIRDNDPVIFMESEQMYGDKGEVPDGEYTIPIGVADIKREGTDVTIVSFGKIIKEAYIAADELAKEGISCEIIDLRTVRPLDFETILTSVRKTNRLVILEEAWPFASVSSEITYLVQERAFDFLDAPIQRITTADTPAPYSPVLLKEWLPNAGDVVKAVKKVLYKK; this is encoded by the coding sequence ATGAGAACTATACAATTTAGAGAGGCCATTTGCGAAGCGATGAGTGAAGAAATGCGTCGCGATGAGTCCATATACTTAATGGGTGAAGAAGTTGCAGAATATAATGGTGCTTACAAAGCGTCTAAAGGAATGCTTGCTGAATTTGGCGAAAAAAGAGTTATTGATACTCCAATTGCTGAACTTGGTTTTACAGGTATTGCAGTAGGATCAGCAATGAATGGTTGCAGACCAATTGTTGAATATATGACTTTCAATTTCTGTTTAGTAGGGATTGATCAAATAATAAATAACGCTGCCAAAATGCGTCAGATGACAGGTGGGCAATTTAATGTTCCTATTGTTTTTCGTGGGCCAACCGCTTCAGCAGGACAATTAGGAGCGACACACTCACAAGCACTTGAAAACTGGTTTGCGAACACTCCAGGGCTTAAAGTTGTTGTTCCATCAAATGTTTATGATGCTAAAGGTTTGTTGAAATCAGCTATTCGTGATAATGATCCTGTGATTTTCATGGAATCAGAACAAATGTATGGTGATAAAGGGGAAGTTCCAGATGGTGAATATACTATTCCAATTGGTGTTGCTGATATTAAACGTGAAGGAACTGACGTAACGATTGTTTCTTTTGGAAAAATCATTAAAGAAGCTTATATCGCTGCTGATGAACTTGCTAAAGAAGGAATCTCCTGTGAAATCATCGATTTAAGAACAGTTCGTCCTTTGGATTTTGAAACGATTTTAACATCGGTGAGAAAAACAAACAGATTGGTGATTCTTGAGGAAGCTTGGCCTTTTGCAAGTGTTTCTTCTGAGATTACTTATTTAGTTCAAGAGCGTGCTTTTGATTTTCTGGATGCGCCTATTCAACGTATCACTACAGCTGATACTCCGGCACCTTACTCTCCAGTATTGCTTAAAGAATGGTTGCCTAATGCGGGTGATGTTGTAAAAGCGGTTAAAAAAGTATTGTATAAAAAATAG
- a CDS encoding inorganic diphosphatase → MTADKLTTFDVLIEIPRGSRNKYEYDFEIKRMRFDRMLFSSMMYPADYGFIPETLALDGDPLDVLVLVNEPTFPGCVMEVKPIGVFHMADDKGPDEKVICVPVSDPIWNSLENLSDINPHLLKEIEHFFQVYKDLENKVVDVEGWGDVNEAFAIIKECTDRFNAIENKPEGLFSIK, encoded by the coding sequence ATGACAGCAGACAAATTAACAACTTTCGATGTCTTAATCGAAATACCAAGAGGAAGTAGAAATAAATACGAATATGATTTCGAAATAAAAAGAATGCGTTTTGACAGAATGTTATTCTCGTCAATGATGTATCCAGCTGATTACGGATTTATTCCTGAAACTTTAGCATTAGACGGAGATCCATTAGATGTTTTGGTTTTAGTAAACGAGCCAACTTTTCCTGGATGTGTAATGGAAGTAAAACCTATCGGTGTTTTCCACATGGCAGATGATAAAGGACCAGATGAAAAAGTTATCTGTGTACCGGTTTCAGATCCAATTTGGAATTCATTAGAAAATTTATCAGATATCAATCCTCACTTATTAAAAGAGATTGAGCATTTCTTTCAAGTGTACAAAGATTTGGAAAATAAAGTAGTAGATGTAGAAGGATGGGGAGATGTTAACGAAGCCTTTGCAATTATCAAAGAATGTACAGATCGTTTCAACGCAATTGAAAATAAACCAGAAGGATTGTTTAGTATTAAATAA
- a CDS encoding DNA-3-methyladenine glycosylase: protein MQQAIDYLLEKETIFKEIIEQYGMPTIPIRPQGFETLVLLILEQQVSIDSAKATFLKLKAKEKNFVPLALLTLSDEEFRNLGVSRQKTSYIKALSTAILNKDIDLESLSSKTAQQVRQELIKIKGIGNWTIDIYLMFCLQEPDLLPLGDIAVVNTIKELLDIHNKEDMEVHTTKWSPYRSVATYLLWHHYLNKRNRTVVY, encoded by the coding sequence ATGCAACAAGCCATTGACTATCTTTTAGAAAAAGAAACTATTTTCAAAGAAATTATTGAACAATATGGGATGCCAACCATTCCAATAAGGCCACAAGGATTTGAAACTTTGGTGTTGTTAATTTTAGAACAGCAAGTATCCATAGATTCAGCCAAGGCGACTTTTTTAAAGTTAAAGGCCAAAGAAAAGAACTTTGTACCTTTGGCACTTCTTACTTTATCAGATGAAGAGTTTAGAAATCTTGGCGTAAGCCGCCAAAAAACATCTTATATTAAAGCGTTGTCAACTGCAATACTGAATAAAGATATTGATTTAGAAAGTTTGTCGTCCAAAACCGCTCAGCAAGTTCGACAAGAGCTCATTAAGATAAAAGGAATTGGAAATTGGACTATCGATATCTATTTAATGTTTTGCCTTCAAGAGCCAGATTTACTGCCATTAGGAGATATTGCGGTAGTAAATACCATAAAAGAATTACTGGATATTCATAATAAAGAAGACATGGAAGTTCATACTACAAAATGGAGTCCGTATCGTTCCGTGGCTACCTATCTTTTGTGGCATCATTATTTGAACAAAAGAAATCGAACGGTGGTTTACTAA
- a CDS encoding type II toxin-antitoxin system HigA family antitoxin, producing MEINPIKTEKDYDLALERVNLLFDAKPNTNEGDELDILVTLIEKYEQIHYPIPEPDPIEAIKFMMEQNGLTDADLGIILNSRSRVTEIFKRRRALTIKQIRVLTETLHIPASTLIKEYALEQ from the coding sequence ATGGAAATAAATCCTATAAAAACAGAAAAAGATTATGATTTAGCTTTAGAAAGGGTAAACCTTCTTTTTGACGCTAAACCTAATACCAATGAAGGAGACGAATTGGATATTTTAGTTACACTGATAGAAAAGTATGAACAAATACATTACCCAATTCCTGAACCCGACCCAATTGAAGCGATTAAGTTCATGATGGAACAAAACGGACTTACAGATGCCGATTTAGGCATTATTTTGAATAGCCGCTCGAGAGTAACTGAAATTTTTAAACGTAGAAGAGCTTTAACTATTAAACAAATTAGAGTTTTAACAGAAACACTTCATATTCCAGCTTCAACTTTAATCAAAGAATATGCATTAGAACAATAA
- a CDS encoding DUF5686 and carboxypeptidase-like regulatory domain-containing protein, protein MKKRFLFILFFLFASAHVLFAQTKVSGIVVDKAAQPIPFANVVFKDSNEGVVSNEDGRFYIESAKTYTVIVISSVGFSEKEITLNKLVNYNFKIQLNEAESLNEVVIFTGKTSKKNNPALEILRKIWEHKRKNGLNLFAQYQMEKYEKVEFDMNTIDSAFMKNKLFKGMEFIFNQVDTSKITGKTYLPVFINESLYDVYGDTKLKKVKEKMKANKTSGFEGNQQILSFVKDLYSDYNIYENHLTFFDKSFTSPLSTTGVDVYNYVLRDSAVVDKKWCYNIVFYPRRKNELTFKGDFWVNDSTFAIKKINMAVTKSANINWIKDIYLEQEFEVMNDSVFLLTRDYMMSDFALNKKEKSKGLYGKRTSFYRNHEFNKEKPISFYKEEVNYVDKSVYDKSDDFWHENRFENLSKDELGVYKMLDTLKNVKKFKQITSSVMVLASGYVQFGHIDYGPIFSTFGYNEVEGVRLRSGARTYFGTADTWRLQAYTAYGFKDGKFKYGFSGKWMVDKKNRLILSGGNRRDVEQIGSSLTSSTDVLGRSNASSTIFSSGNNGKLTNINLSTVALEIEPVKNLTFQTGFSYRTLESASPTFSLDYYTDSGQRITKSEVKQSEFNLRVDYTPKRKTIGVAVERDNVDSPFSEVFVNYSHGFKGLLNSDFKYEKIQLYYKQPIIIGPLGRSNIILEVGKTFGTIPLGLMSVIPGNQTFFSNENTFSNLNYYEFISDQYTTLQWNHNFQGRLFSRIPFMRKLNWREIIGVKGVYGTISDANRAINASGLTYNAPDNVYWEYHAGIGNIFKVFRIDFAWRGNYLNTPDTNRFSVKGSFGFFF, encoded by the coding sequence ATGAAAAAGCGTTTCTTATTTATCTTATTTTTTTTGTTTGCTTCAGCACATGTTCTTTTTGCACAAACAAAAGTTAGCGGAATTGTTGTAGACAAAGCAGCTCAGCCCATTCCTTTTGCCAATGTTGTTTTTAAAGATTCAAATGAAGGTGTAGTTTCTAATGAAGACGGGCGTTTTTACATCGAATCTGCCAAAACGTATACAGTCATCGTAATATCATCGGTGGGATTTTCTGAAAAGGAAATTACTTTAAATAAACTGGTAAATTACAATTTTAAAATTCAGTTAAACGAAGCCGAAAGCTTGAATGAAGTCGTCATTTTTACGGGTAAAACCTCTAAAAAGAATAATCCGGCACTTGAAATTCTCAGGAAAATTTGGGAGCACAAGCGTAAAAATGGCTTAAATTTATTTGCGCAATACCAAATGGAAAAGTATGAGAAGGTAGAGTTTGATATGAATACCATTGATAGTGCTTTTATGAAAAATAAGCTTTTCAAAGGCATGGAATTTATTTTTAATCAAGTAGATACTTCCAAGATTACAGGGAAAACCTATTTGCCTGTTTTTATAAATGAATCTTTGTATGATGTGTATGGGGATACTAAATTGAAAAAGGTAAAAGAGAAAATGAAAGCCAATAAAACGTCTGGTTTTGAAGGGAATCAACAAATTTTGTCTTTTGTAAAAGATTTATATTCGGATTATAATATCTATGAAAATCACCTTACTTTTTTTGATAAAAGTTTTACCAGCCCATTGTCTACTACAGGCGTTGATGTTTATAATTATGTATTAAGGGATAGCGCGGTTGTTGATAAAAAATGGTGTTACAACATTGTCTTTTATCCCCGTCGTAAAAACGAACTGACTTTCAAAGGTGATTTTTGGGTAAATGATTCCACATTTGCTATCAAAAAAATCAACATGGCCGTTACAAAAAGTGCCAACATCAACTGGATAAAAGATATTTATTTAGAACAGGAATTCGAAGTAATGAATGATTCTGTTTTTCTTTTGACTCGAGATTATATGATGTCGGACTTTGCTTTAAACAAAAAAGAAAAATCAAAAGGACTTTATGGAAAGCGAACCTCTTTCTACAGAAACCACGAATTCAATAAAGAGAAACCAATTTCGTTTTATAAAGAGGAGGTTAATTATGTTGATAAATCGGTTTACGATAAATCAGATGATTTTTGGCATGAAAACCGTTTTGAAAACTTGAGCAAAGATGAATTAGGCGTTTATAAAATGCTTGACACTTTGAAGAACGTTAAAAAATTCAAACAAATAACAAGTTCAGTAATGGTGCTCGCCAGTGGTTATGTACAATTTGGTCATATCGATTACGGGCCTATTTTTTCAACATTTGGATACAATGAAGTTGAAGGTGTTCGTTTGCGCAGTGGCGCAAGAACTTACTTTGGCACTGCTGATACTTGGCGATTACAAGCCTATACTGCCTATGGTTTCAAGGATGGTAAGTTTAAATATGGGTTTTCTGGAAAATGGATGGTTGATAAAAAAAACCGACTTATTTTATCTGGAGGAAACCGGCGTGATGTGGAACAAATAGGTTCGAGTTTGACCTCCTCAACGGATGTTTTGGGTCGAAGTAACGCTTCATCAACGATTTTTTCTTCGGGGAATAATGGTAAACTGACAAACATTAATTTAAGTACCGTTGCTTTAGAAATAGAACCTGTCAAAAATCTAACCTTTCAAACGGGATTCTCGTATCGAACTTTAGAGTCTGCTTCGCCTACATTTAGTTTAGATTACTATACAGATTCAGGGCAGAGAATTACTAAAAGCGAGGTAAAACAATCGGAATTTAATCTTCGAGTAGATTATACGCCTAAAAGAAAGACTATTGGGGTTGCTGTAGAAAGAGATAATGTAGACAGTCCTTTTAGTGAGGTTTTTGTTAATTATAGCCACGGATTTAAAGGGTTGTTGAATAGTGATTTTAAATATGAAAAGATCCAATTGTATTATAAACAACCTATAATAATAGGGCCCTTAGGGCGCTCAAATATTATTTTAGAAGTGGGGAAAACCTTTGGCACAATTCCATTGGGATTAATGAGTGTCATTCCTGGTAACCAAACTTTTTTCTCTAATGAAAACACCTTTAGCAACCTTAATTATTATGAGTTTATATCAGATCAATATACAACATTACAATGGAATCATAATTTTCAAGGGAGGTTGTTTTCTAGAATCCCTTTTATGAGAAAACTGAATTGGAGAGAAATTATTGGGGTAAAAGGAGTTTACGGAACTATTTCGGATGCTAATAGAGCAATTAATGCTTCCGGATTAACCTATAATGCTCCTGACAATGTCTATTGGGAATATCATGCAGGTATTGGAAATATTTTTAAAGTATTCCGCATTGACTTCGCATGGAGAGGCAATTATTTAAACACACCGGATACTAATCGTTTCTCTGTAAAAGGATCGTTTGGATTCTTTTTCTAA
- a CDS encoding type II toxin-antitoxin system HigB family toxin encodes MRIIAKRTLQHFWEKYPSSKQQLLSWYQVIDKNIFTNSNDVKSIFGSADFVGNNKVVFNICGNHYRLIVKINYVTQIVYILFIGTHPEYDNLKDIKNL; translated from the coding sequence ATGAGAATAATTGCTAAAAGAACTTTACAGCATTTTTGGGAAAAATATCCAAGTTCAAAACAACAATTATTGTCTTGGTATCAAGTTATTGACAAAAATATTTTCACCAATTCCAATGATGTAAAATCAATTTTTGGCTCAGCAGATTTTGTAGGTAACAACAAAGTGGTTTTCAATATTTGTGGCAATCATTATCGGTTAATCGTAAAAATTAATTATGTAACACAAATTGTCTATATATTATTTATAGGGACTCATCCTGAATATGATAATTTGAAAGACATTAAAAACTTATAA
- a CDS encoding sodium-translocating pyrophosphatase, giving the protein MNTIMIYLPIVMAIVGLLFMWVKRAWVLKQDAGDGKMKEISDYIYEGALAFLKAEYRLLAFFVVGASIVLAGVSFVVPTTHILIVVAFVFGAFFSALAGNMGMKIATKTNVRTTQAARTSLPQALKVSFGGGTVMGLGVAGLAVLGLTSFFIFFFHFFMNGVWTSSEDMTKVLETLAGFSLGAESIALFARVGGGIYTKAADVGADLVGKVEAGIPEDDPRNPATIADNVGDNVGDVAGMGADLFGSYVATVLAAMVLGNYVIKDMGGKIEDAFGGIGPILLPMAIAGFGILFSIIGTMLVKITDTNAKEKQVQKALNIGNWVSIALTAIACFFLVQYMLPSTMKMEFYGEGIQDISSMRVFYATIVGLVVGATISSVTEYYTGLGTKPVMAIVQKSSTGAGTNVIAGLATGMISTFPTVLLFAAAIWTSYAFAGFYGVALAASAMMATTAMQLAIDAFGPISDNAGGIAEMSELPKEVRTRTDILDSVGNTTAATGKGFAIASAALTSLALFAAYVTFTGIDGINIFKAPVLAMLFVGGMIPVVFSALAMNSVGKAAMDMVYEVRRQFREIPGIMEGTGKPEYAKCVDISTKAALREMMLPGILTIGFPIAIVLLGKLVYGDNNQLIAEMLGGYMAGVTVSGVLWAVFQNNAGGAWDNAKKSFEAGVLINGEMTYKGSDAHKAAVTGDTVGDPFKDTSGPSMNILIKLTCLIGLVIAPILGNGSHTISDKASCCVASGKCISMSAEECKAKGCTNKTCEHMNAEAMSTHMISKEVSIQKTNANGMVVATVTTTINGKVDTQVFEGTDEEVQAKIDALK; this is encoded by the coding sequence ATGAATACAATAATGATTTACTTGCCAATAGTTATGGCAATTGTAGGACTTCTGTTCATGTGGGTTAAAAGAGCTTGGGTATTAAAACAAGACGCTGGAGATGGTAAGATGAAAGAGATTTCAGATTATATTTACGAAGGTGCATTAGCTTTCCTTAAAGCAGAATATAGGTTATTGGCTTTCTTCGTAGTAGGAGCAAGCATCGTTTTAGCCGGAGTTTCATTTGTCGTTCCTACAACACATATATTAATAGTAGTTGCTTTTGTTTTCGGAGCATTTTTCTCGGCCTTGGCGGGAAACATGGGAATGAAAATTGCAACAAAAACCAATGTTAGAACAACACAAGCTGCCCGTACCAGTTTGCCACAAGCTTTAAAAGTTTCTTTTGGTGGTGGGACAGTAATGGGGTTAGGTGTTGCAGGTTTAGCCGTTCTTGGTTTAACCTCTTTCTTTATTTTCTTTTTCCATTTTTTCATGAATGGTGTTTGGACCTCTTCTGAAGACATGACCAAAGTGTTGGAGACATTAGCAGGTTTTTCTCTTGGAGCAGAATCTATTGCTTTGTTTGCTCGTGTTGGTGGTGGTATTTATACAAAAGCTGCCGATGTTGGTGCTGATTTAGTGGGAAAAGTAGAAGCTGGAATTCCCGAAGATGACCCTCGTAATCCGGCTACAATTGCAGATAATGTTGGGGATAATGTGGGTGATGTTGCCGGAATGGGTGCCGATTTATTTGGTTCTTATGTAGCGACAGTTTTGGCAGCTATGGTTCTGGGTAATTATGTTATCAAAGATATGGGTGGGAAAATTGAGGATGCCTTTGGCGGAATCGGACCCATTTTACTACCAATGGCAATCGCCGGTTTTGGAATATTATTTTCTATCATCGGAACCATGTTGGTTAAAATTACGGATACTAATGCAAAAGAAAAACAAGTGCAAAAAGCGTTAAATATTGGAAACTGGGTTTCTATAGCTTTAACTGCAATTGCTTGTTTCTTTTTAGTTCAATATATGTTGCCTTCAACCATGAAAATGGAGTTTTATGGAGAAGGGATACAAGATATCTCATCGATGAGAGTTTTCTATGCAACCATCGTAGGATTAGTGGTTGGAGCTACAATTTCATCTGTTACAGAATATTACACGGGATTAGGGACTAAACCAGTAATGGCAATTGTACAAAAATCGAGTACTGGAGCTGGGACAAATGTAATTGCAGGTTTGGCAACAGGAATGATTTCTACGTTTCCAACCGTTTTGTTGTTTGCTGCTGCCATTTGGACTTCTTATGCTTTTGCAGGATTTTATGGTGTGGCTTTAGCAGCTTCGGCCATGATGGCAACAACGGCTATGCAACTGGCAATTGATGCTTTTGGCCCCATATCGGATAATGCAGGTGGAATTGCTGAAATGAGTGAACTACCAAAGGAAGTGCGTACAAGAACGGATATTTTGGATTCTGTTGGAAATACAACTGCTGCAACAGGAAAAGGTTTCGCTATTGCTTCAGCTGCATTGACCTCATTAGCTTTATTTGCGGCGTACGTAACTTTTACCGGAATTGACGGGATTAATATTTTCAAAGCGCCTGTTTTAGCGATGTTGTTTGTTGGTGGAATGATACCCGTTGTTTTCTCTGCTTTAGCGATGAATTCTGTTGGAAAAGCTGCGATGGATATGGTGTATGAAGTACGTCGTCAGTTTAGAGAAATTCCGGGAATTATGGAAGGAACCGGAAAACCGGAATATGCTAAATGTGTTGATATTTCAACCAAAGCCGCTTTACGCGAAATGATGTTGCCAGGAATTTTGACTATCGGTTTTCCAATAGCAATTGTTTTACTTGGTAAATTAGTTTATGGAGACAACAACCAGTTAATTGCTGAAATGTTAGGAGGATATATGGCTGGAGTTACTGTATCTGGTGTGCTTTGGGCCGTTTTCCAAAACAATGCAGGTGGTGCTTGGGATAATGCTAAAAAATCCTTCGAAGCAGGGGTGTTAATTAACGGTGAAATGACATACAAAGGCTCTGATGCGCACAAAGCAGCTGTAACTGGAGATACTGTTGGTGATCCGTTCAAAGATACTTCTGGACCATCGATGAATATTTTGATTAAATTAACTTGCTTAATCGGTCTTGTAATTGCACCAATTTTGGGTAACGGAAGTCATACCATTTCTGATAAAGCATCTTGTTGTGTGGCTTCAGGTAAATGTATTTCAATGTCAGCAGAAGAATGTAAAGCTAAAGGTTGTACAAATAAAACCTGTGAACACATGAATGCAGAAGCGATGTCAACTCATATGATTTCTAAAGAAGTTTCGATTCAAAAAACTAATGCCAATGGTATGGTTGTGGCTACAGTAACGACCACCATAAATGGTAAAGTGGATACGCAAGTTTTCGAGGGAACTGATGAAGAAGTTCAGGCGAAAATCGATGCTTTGAAATAA
- a CDS encoding site-specific DNA-methyltransferase, whose product MPTLHWIGKDKIINHHQEVPYKVLNHEYGFSENGKIETPTDCGSLIINGDNLEALKSLLPKYEGKVNCIYIDPPYNTGNESWVYNDNVNSPKIKKWLGKVVGKESEDLTRHDKWLCMMYPRLKLLHKLLAKDGAIFISCDDNEQANLKIICDEIFGISNFVTSIHWKRSESQNNNSNLLSIVGEFIVCYVKNKNGKVFNKSELQNTALKEYRYEDQIGKFRRGTIVDNSRGKHLLEVVSPSGQTKTIKSIRNRDFFDEKSNQDLIYWTETGTPYLKLYLDNSEGQISSNWFDNVGVNEDASEELTKMGLIFPFSKPYTLIDKIIKISTNKNSIILDSFAGSGTTAHAVLNLNKQDGGNRKFILIEMEDYAETITAERVKRVINGYADKEGTGGSFDYYTLGEPLFDENNNLNETVSIDKIREYVWFTETRCSYSPPLEGCPQDGVVFLGTHNDTSYYFIYEKDNLTTLDYESLAQFVQQKAERYIIYADNCLLPETFMRDKNIEFKKIPRDITRF is encoded by the coding sequence ATGCCTACACTACATTGGATTGGTAAAGACAAAATCATCAATCATCATCAAGAAGTTCCTTATAAAGTCCTAAATCACGAATATGGTTTTTCTGAAAACGGAAAGATCGAAACTCCTACTGATTGTGGAAGTCTCATTATCAATGGCGATAATCTAGAAGCCTTAAAATCATTATTACCCAAATACGAAGGAAAAGTTAATTGTATTTACATCGATCCGCCCTACAATACAGGAAATGAAAGCTGGGTTTATAACGACAATGTCAATTCTCCAAAAATTAAAAAATGGTTGGGAAAAGTGGTGGGCAAAGAAAGTGAAGATTTAACGCGACACGACAAATGGTTGTGTATGATGTATCCCAGACTAAAATTGCTTCATAAACTATTGGCTAAAGACGGTGCGATTTTTATTTCTTGTGATGATAATGAACAAGCGAATCTTAAAATAATTTGTGATGAAATTTTTGGAATTTCAAATTTTGTTACAAGTATTCATTGGAAAAGAAGCGAAAGTCAAAATAATAATTCCAACTTATTATCAATTGTAGGAGAGTTTATAGTTTGCTATGTTAAAAATAAGAATGGAAAAGTTTTTAATAAATCTGAATTACAAAACACTGCATTAAAAGAATATAGATATGAAGATCAAATAGGAAAATTTAGAAGAGGTACAATTGTAGATAATAGTAGAGGAAAACATTTACTTGAGGTTGTTTCGCCATCTGGTCAAACCAAAACTATAAAAAGCATAAGAAATAGAGATTTTTTTGATGAAAAAAGTAATCAAGATTTGATTTATTGGACAGAAACAGGAACACCTTATCTTAAATTATATCTGGATAATTCAGAAGGACAAATTTCTAGTAATTGGTTCGATAATGTTGGAGTTAATGAAGATGCTTCAGAGGAGTTGACTAAAATGGGTTTGATTTTTCCTTTTTCAAAACCTTACACTTTAATTGATAAAATAATTAAAATTTCCACAAACAAAAACTCCATAATCCTAGACAGCTTCGCTGGTTCAGGAACAACAGCCCACGCCGTTTTAAACTTAAACAAACAAGACGGAGGTAATCGTAAATTCATTTTAATAGAAATGGAAGATTATGCTGAAACCATTACTGCCGAGCGTGTCAAAAGAGTCATCAATGGTTATGCCGATAAAGAAGGAACTGGAGGTAGTTTTGATTATTACACCTTAGGCGAACCGCTTTTTGACGAAAACAATAACTTAAACGAAACGGTTAGCATCGATAAAATAAGAGAATACGTTTGGTTTACCGAAACCCGATGTTCTTATTCCCCTCCATTGGAGGGGTGTCCGCAGGACGGGGTGGTTTTTTTAGGAACCCACAACGACACCAGCTATTATTTTATCTACGAAAAAGACAATTTAACCACGCTAGATTATGAATCTTTAGCTCAATTTGTCCAACAAAAAGCGGAACGCTATATTATTTATGCCGATAATTGTTTGTTGCCTGAAACTTTTATGAGAGATAAAAACATTGAATTCAAGAAAATTCCAAGAGATATAACTCGTTTTTAA